The DNA segment AGGTTGAAAGGCACCGGGACCTTTTTCCCGTCGACCACCGCCAGTACCCGGTGGTAGTAAGGACGCCACCGGGTAAAGTAAGAAAGATAGTCCCACACGTGCTTTAAATTCGTGTGAAAGATGTGCGGCCCGTACCTGTGCACCAGAACGCCGTGTTCGTCATATTCATCATAGGCGTTACCGCCAACATGGTCGCGCTTTTCCACCACCAATACTTTTTGGCCCAATTGAGTGGCGATCCGTTCCGCCAGGGTAACCCCGGCAAAACCCGCGCCGATGATGAGCCAATCTACCTTCACGATAATTTCTCCTTTCGCAGTACATCTTTAAAAGAGAATTCTCAGTGTTTTCTCTAAAAAACTAACTTGGCAAAAATCCCGGAAACAATTCCTTTCAAAGCTGCAGCAGCACGCTGCCATTCACCTGTGAAGATCCTGCGACCCGCCAGGAGTAATTGAAAGAATACGGCTATCGCGGACGACCGGAGTAATAGCACCGCTTTATCCAGAGGGAACTACGCCTGGCGTAATATCCCACTAAAGGGTTACGACCGCAATGATGCTCATGTAAGCTAAAAACCAAACAAAAACTGCCAACAATACTTTGCGAATGCCTCTTGCCGAAGCTAAACTAATAATTGCTACGGCGAACAGCATTAGCATCGCTGCTTTATAATAAGCCAACTCTCGTGGAAAAACAAAATACAGGCCAAAGCCTAAAATTCCAAAGACGTTAAACGGTTGGCCAAAGTTGTTGTATGAGAAAACGCTTCCAGACTCTGTAACCTACGTAATTCAGGCTGCTTGCACCTCCACAATCATTAAACGACGAAACCCCTAGACCTTAAAGGTTAAAACCCGTTTGTCAGTAATACCAAGTACCAAACTTAATTACACCTTTAAAGCCGAATTCCAATACTTGCCAATATTCCCACAAGACTCTTAGCCGGGTCTGCGGACGTTTCAATGCAACTCTCCGTGACGGTCCGAGGTTGTAGTTTTCCCTGTATAAATTGTTCCAGGATGGCGCTTACTTCCCTTTCTTCACTATCCACGGTGTAACATAAACCTATTTCCTCGAAATTGTCGGCTGGAATTTCCGGCGTGTGCACCTGGACCGCAATTTTTTCGTAAAGTGAAGCCTCCACCAGGGCGGTGGAACTGATGCTAAAGAACAGTTCAGCGTCTTCCAACAACTGCCACAAAGGAACCTTCGGCGAGATGATATCAATATCGCGTAAAATATCCCTTAAAAACGAAACATCTTCGCGTGGATGCGGCCGGTAAACCAACCGCATCCCAGATTTCCGGCATGCACTTACTAGAGTTGTAACTACGTTCCTTTTACCGAATACCAAGGCTGGACTGTATTTTTCGAAGTCCTGGCCTAGAAAACATACCTGTAACTTTCGTGATTCACCATTTTTAAATACTTTTCCGGATGACTTTCGAGGAAGGAAAAAAGGGTAACCAAGCACGAGCACTCGCCCCTCATCCAAACCTTGCGCAACGTAAAGTTCTTTGAAGTACTTACCCCAAACGGCAAAGTAGTCGGCAAAACTATCCCAATAGTTAGCCAGCCAGGCACGCTGAAATATGCCGTGCTGTATGGCCAGTGATGGAATCCCTCCCATTCGTGCCGCCAGCACAACCACTCTCTCAAATGGCTGTCCGTCATTCCACAATATTACCGCCTTCGGCCTTACACGCAGGAGGTCGCGATAGACGCTGTCTATGGCCGCCTGGACCAGTGCGTTGCAGTCTTGCTGCGAGGCCGCTGCGTAAGCGCTGGCTATAAGCGATATTGCCTGGTTTGCCACAAGATAAGGAATACGCTTCTGCAGGCAAAATCGCCTATCGTTTTTACCGTGAACGAAAACGCGTACCCTTGTGTCACGGTGAACACGAGCAATCAGCTCTGCAAACTTCGTACCTGGCGCGCCCACAAAGACCACATCGGCTGCCTGATCCCACATCTTATCCTGAACAGCATCGACTATAGCGAGTATGGGCCTGTAAAGAAGGAACTTAGCCGTCACATTGCGCAAATTTGCCAGAACAAGGTCGTGATGAACCGAGAAGCCATCCTCGGTGAGGTTGTGCAGGATGCCGAATACCTGTTTCGCAAGGTCCATTGCTTCACTGTCCTCACTTTTTCGTTTTTTAGAGAAACCTAACACAGGTCTTCCCACCTGAGCACCGAGTCCTCAGCAATATCACGCCGCGCCTTGCGGCCACAGACAACATCTATAAACTCCGGGGGAATACCAGTGCCCGGCCTTTTTATGCCCAGCATTTCTTCGGTTATAACCTGTCCACTCGGAATTTCCCGCACAGCCACCAGGCTCCTGCGCGCGTACGTCCTGGCGGGTTGCTCGCACGGCAATACGTCCTTTGTATCAGAGCCGTGCAGCACCCTCACCATTTCCACGTTCTCCACGAAGGTTCGTAAATCCGCGGAGTCCATGGCGTGATAATGATCGTTCCCCGGTAGTTTCTTATCGAGAGTAAAATGCTTTTCAATAATCCGTGCTCCTTGCAAAAAGGCCAGCGTGAGAACAAGCATCCTGGGATCAGACGGACAGTGGTCTGAATACCCGACAATGCATCCTGGAAAGGTCCGTGCCAGATGTGCGATCATCCCTAAATTTGCGTCCTCATACCTAGTTGGATAGGAAAGAACGCAGTGCAGGAGGCCGATGTGTTCGCACCCTTCTTCCCGTAACCATTCTACTGCGCGGGCAATTTCGCTCAACCGCGCCGCACCGGTCGACAAGAGTACGGGCCTTCGCTGACGGGCAACAAATCTGAGATGCGGTTTGTTTGTTATGTCCGCAGAAGCTACTTTAAACGCAGGAACCAGGGGGGCGAGCGCCAACACGGCGTCGGTATCAAAAGGGGTACAAAGAAACTCGATCCCTCTCTTTTTGCACTCCTCAGCCAGGAACGCATAATCGTCGTAAGAAAGCTTATCGTACTTCTTGAATAACTCATACTGGGAAGCTACCCGCTCTTTCCCGGTGTCCCAGTATGC comes from the Bacillota bacterium genome and includes:
- a CDS encoding N-acetylneuraminate synthase family protein, producing MIENRIKLAELFQRKESETGPYIIAEIGVNYYEVADKNGISLLEAATLMIDEAARAGAHAVKFQAYKADTLAVKEAVAYWDTGKERVASQYELFKKYDKLSYDDYAFLAEECKKRGIEFLCTPFDTDAVLALAPLVPAFKVASADITNKPHLRFVARQRRPVLLSTGAARLSEIARAVEWLREEGCEHIGLLHCVLSYPTRYEDANLGMIAHLARTFPGCIVGYSDHCPSDPRMLVLTLAFLQGARIIEKHFTLDKKLPGNDHYHAMDSADLRTFVENVEMVRVLHGSDTKDVLPCEQPARTYARRSLVAVREIPSGQVITEEMLGIKRPGTGIPPEFIDVVCGRKARRDIAEDSVLRWEDLC